One genomic region from Euzebya tangerina encodes:
- a CDS encoding sulfurtransferase — protein sequence MSVPADPASAHADYANPEMLVSTDWVADNLDNPDVVIVESDEDVLLYDSGHIPGSVKVDWHTDLNDTVTRDYVDGEAFAELMQRKGISRDTTVVFYGDKSNWWAAYALWVFSLFGHPDVRLMNGGRSKWEAEGRPMTRDKTEVTPAEYPVVARDDAPIRAMRGDVEAHLGTGRLVDVRSPEEYSGEKLHMPDYPQEGAMRGGHIPGANSVPWSRAAADDGTFLPADQLRAIYEDEQGLSPDDDVIAYCRIGERSSHTWFVLTHLLGFDEVRNYDGSWTEWGNLVGAPIEK from the coding sequence ATGTCCGTCCCCGCCGACCCTGCGAGCGCACACGCTGACTACGCCAACCCCGAGATGCTGGTCTCCACCGACTGGGTGGCCGACAACCTCGACAACCCCGACGTCGTGATCGTCGAGAGCGACGAAGACGTGCTGCTGTACGACTCCGGCCACATCCCCGGCTCGGTGAAGGTCGACTGGCACACCGACCTGAACGACACCGTCACGCGTGACTACGTCGATGGCGAAGCCTTCGCCGAGCTCATGCAGCGCAAGGGGATCAGCCGTGACACCACCGTCGTCTTCTACGGCGACAAGTCCAATTGGTGGGCCGCGTACGCCCTGTGGGTCTTCTCGTTGTTCGGTCACCCGGATGTCCGGCTGATGAACGGCGGCCGGTCGAAGTGGGAGGCCGAGGGGCGCCCGATGACCCGAGACAAGACCGAGGTCACCCCCGCTGAGTATCCCGTCGTCGCCCGCGACGACGCACCCATCCGGGCCATGCGCGGTGACGTCGAGGCCCACCTCGGCACCGGCCGCCTGGTGGACGTGCGCTCGCCGGAGGAGTACAGCGGCGAGAAGCTGCACATGCCGGACTATCCGCAGGAGGGTGCGATGCGGGGTGGGCACATCCCGGGCGCGAACAGCGTGCCATGGTCCCGGGCGGCGGCGGATGACGGCACCTTCCTCCCGGCCGACCAACTGCGGGCCATCTACGAGGACGAGCAGGGCCTCTCGCCGGACGACGACGTCATCGCGTACTGCCGGATCGGTGAGCGCTCCAGCCACACCTGGTTCGTCCTCACGCACCTGCTGGGCTTCGATGAGGTCCGCAACTACGACGGCTCGTGGACCGAGTGGGGCAACCTGGTCGGCGCCCCGATCGAGAAGTAG